One part of the Streptomyces sp. NBC_00286 genome encodes these proteins:
- a CDS encoding histidine phosphatase family protein translates to MGDLLLIRHGETEWSASGQHTSRTDLPLTRRGEEQAKSLAPLLAGRSFALVLTSPLGRAVRTAELAGLSGAVVDPDLHEWEYGGYEGVTTVEIHRTRPDWGLWTDGAPPGPDGHAGESPGQVGERADGVLSRIAPVLSEGDVLLVAHGHFLRVLTARRLGLPPSDGRLFRLETGTLSRLSTEHGWPVIAEWNIRA, encoded by the coding sequence ATGGGCGACCTTCTCCTGATCCGCCACGGCGAGACCGAGTGGAGCGCGTCGGGTCAGCACACCAGCCGGACCGACCTGCCCCTCACCCGGCGCGGCGAGGAACAGGCCAAGTCCCTCGCTCCACTTCTGGCGGGCCGGTCCTTCGCGCTCGTCCTGACCAGCCCGCTCGGTCGCGCGGTGCGCACCGCTGAACTCGCGGGCCTGTCGGGGGCGGTGGTGGACCCGGACCTGCATGAGTGGGAGTACGGCGGCTACGAGGGCGTTACCACCGTCGAGATCCACCGCACCCGTCCCGATTGGGGCTTGTGGACGGACGGGGCGCCGCCCGGTCCGGACGGGCACGCGGGCGAATCGCCCGGGCAGGTGGGCGAGCGTGCCGACGGCGTCTTGTCGCGCATCGCCCCGGTGCTCTCCGAGGGGGACGTGCTGCTCGTGGCCCACGGGCATTTCCTGCGGGTGCTGACGGCTCGCCGACTGGGGCTGCCGCCGTCGGACGGGCGGCTGTTCCGGCTGGAGACGGGGACGCTGAGCCGGCTGTCGACGGAGCACGGGTGGCCTGTCATCGCGGAGTGGAACATCAGGGCGTAA
- a CDS encoding sulfatase-like hydrolase/transferase, which yields MPSRRRFLAGTAVALGVTGAATACESATTPDTDALPQAPVVPAAQSPANGLNFVVILADDLGYGELGAYGQKLIRTPHLDALAAEGLRFTDAYAAAPVCAPSRCSLFTGLHSGHATVRENPWGPGGQAALTDRDFTFAEALRARGYRTALVGKWGFGPEEPNQPSHPNARGFDEFYGYISHRHAHDYYPPYLWRNAEREEIPENEDGARRAYAPDLLEARALDFMDAHKDEAFLLCLTPTLPHAPSRAPEMGAYGSRPWPRPDKLHAAQVSKFDALVGNVTKRLESLGIADRTVVIVTSDNGPHEEGRTDPGLFAASGGLRGIKRNLYEGGIRVPLIAWSPKRVRSGVTDRPTPLTDLLPTLAELAGAPAPADVDGLSIAPLLRGGADAVARHDHLYFYRNHSGRTPGSDAIDRWRGRRLAEALRRGDMKAVRFAPGQDRNVPDDQWEVELYDLARDPGERDDIASKRPGEADALVRLMRASWADQYERKPFGVSLDVVSRGDGFVVTATLANGSAKPWTGAGLELRVPGGWSVQALGSVSADFVAAGGRVTGRWTVTPTVEGGWLSCVGTARHAGAPVRYAATAHTSSAA from the coding sequence ATGCCCAGCCGCCGTCGCTTCCTCGCCGGGACCGCAGTCGCGCTCGGCGTCACAGGGGCGGCCACGGCCTGCGAGTCGGCCACGACCCCGGACACCGACGCGCTTCCGCAGGCCCCCGTCGTGCCCGCCGCCCAATCCCCGGCGAACGGGCTGAACTTCGTGGTGATCCTCGCGGACGACCTCGGATACGGCGAGCTCGGAGCGTACGGACAGAAGCTGATCCGCACCCCGCACCTGGATGCCCTCGCGGCCGAAGGCCTGCGCTTCACGGACGCCTACGCGGCGGCCCCGGTCTGCGCGCCCTCGCGCTGCTCCCTGTTCACCGGACTGCACAGCGGGCATGCGACCGTACGGGAGAACCCGTGGGGGCCCGGAGGCCAAGCGGCCCTCACCGACCGCGACTTCACCTTCGCCGAGGCCCTGCGCGCCCGCGGCTACCGCACCGCGCTGGTCGGCAAGTGGGGCTTCGGCCCCGAGGAGCCGAACCAGCCGAGCCACCCCAACGCCCGTGGTTTCGACGAGTTCTACGGCTACATCTCGCACCGGCACGCGCACGACTACTACCCGCCGTACCTGTGGCGCAACGCCGAGCGGGAGGAGATCCCGGAGAACGAAGACGGCGCCAGACGGGCCTACGCGCCCGACCTCCTCGAGGCCCGCGCCCTCGACTTCATGGACGCGCACAAGGACGAGGCCTTCCTCCTCTGCCTCACGCCCACCCTGCCGCACGCGCCGAGCCGCGCGCCCGAGATGGGGGCGTACGGTTCCCGCCCCTGGCCGCGGCCCGACAAGCTGCACGCCGCGCAGGTCAGCAAGTTCGACGCGCTCGTCGGCAACGTCACCAAGCGGCTGGAGTCGCTCGGCATAGCGGACCGGACCGTGGTGATCGTCACCAGTGACAACGGGCCGCACGAGGAGGGGCGTACCGACCCCGGGCTCTTCGCTGCGAGCGGCGGCCTGCGTGGGATCAAGCGGAACTTGTACGAGGGGGGTATCCGCGTTCCGCTCATCGCCTGGTCGCCGAAGCGGGTTCGCTCCGGCGTCACGGATCGGCCGACTCCGCTCACCGATCTGCTGCCGACGCTGGCCGAGCTCGCGGGCGCGCCCGCCCCGGCGGATGTCGACGGGCTGTCCATCGCGCCGCTGTTGCGGGGTGGCGCGGATGCCGTCGCCCGCCATGATCACTTGTACTTCTACCGCAACCACAGTGGGCGGACTCCGGGTTCCGATGCCATCGATCGGTGGCGGGGGCGGCGGCTTGCCGAGGCGTTGCGGCGGGGGGATATGAAGGCGGTGCGGTTTGCGCCTGGGCAGGATCGGAACGTGCCCGATGATCAGTGGGAGGTCGAGTTGTACGACCTTGCCAGGGATCCCGGTGAGCGGGATGACATCGCGTCTAAGCGGCCTGGTGAGGCGGATGCGTTGGTGCGGTTGATGCGGGCGTCTTGGGCGGACCAGTACGAGCGCAAGCCGTTCGGGGTTTCGCTTGATGTCGTTTCGCGCGGCGACGGGTTTGTGGTGACGGCCACGCTTGCGAATGGCTCCGCCAAGCCGTGGACTGGGGCTGGGCTTGAACTCCGGGTTCCTGGGGGTTGGAGTGTGCAGGCGCTCGGGTCGGTGAGCGCGGACTTTGTTGCTGCGGGTGGGCGGGTCACCGGGCGGTGGACGGTTACGCCTACCGTCGAGGGTGGGTGGCTCAGCTGCGTGGGGACCGCGCGACATGCGGGGGCGCCGGTGCGGTATGCCGCGACCGCCCACACCAGCAGCGCGGCCTGA
- a CDS encoding MFS transporter — protein MKSTKAGRQREERTLYASTLTNGPNELFDFLLPLWAGATLGLSATEIGILLAVEMALSVIARPIAGVLADSFERRYVAATGAFLYAASAVGYALAHSAPTAYAAAAVGGVGGALLWVGVRAIASERLAEDSAVFPRLLAAQETGSWVAFVAGMALIGQIDFDGIFWACAAACVLAGSLLLSSPRRQTPRRSDTEGTAAAGLGAIGRKLRPMLGAVALTMAAEAAISLLLLLHLQREFDLSVLQVAYVFLPGAIAMSIAAEHLHTYVVRLGRTRILMLASLASTAFAAGLAWAPNPYVIAALWILSGLAWAAVIPIQQSVIAEASGDHAGRGMGVYESAKLLGALAGSLAAGVLYDAVDWTVACLGAAALILVGAVVVPRAVRRLGVADVPPPPPDPQPPAEEEDDLPPVETGGKAEAEKDMMPVAAAADAAAPPADAHTATAARTKNSKDSKNDADVSPPKSQQQLVRELGQHAVAYVAAQVILLLLGLSWLHSLITGDSLDVLISGTGRDEGLSGLLEGVGKIWTFVLLVHAMWTGTKCLAMSIGQPSEDPPTDEHRERG, from the coding sequence GTGAAGAGCACAAAGGCAGGTCGCCAACGCGAGGAACGCACCCTCTACGCCAGCACGCTCACCAACGGCCCCAACGAACTGTTCGACTTCCTCCTGCCGCTATGGGCCGGCGCCACGCTCGGGCTCAGCGCCACCGAGATCGGCATCCTGCTAGCCGTGGAGATGGCCCTCTCCGTCATCGCGCGGCCGATCGCCGGAGTACTCGCCGACAGCTTCGAGCGTCGCTACGTCGCCGCGACCGGAGCCTTCCTGTACGCGGCCTCGGCCGTCGGCTACGCCCTCGCGCACTCCGCGCCCACCGCCTACGCCGCCGCCGCGGTCGGCGGAGTGGGCGGCGCGCTGCTGTGGGTCGGCGTCCGCGCCATCGCCAGCGAACGTCTCGCGGAGGACTCCGCGGTCTTTCCACGGCTCCTCGCCGCGCAGGAGACGGGCTCCTGGGTGGCCTTCGTCGCCGGTATGGCGCTGATCGGCCAGATCGACTTCGACGGCATCTTCTGGGCCTGCGCCGCGGCCTGTGTGCTCGCCGGCTCGCTCCTGCTCTCCTCGCCCCGTCGGCAAACGCCACGTCGCAGCGACACGGAAGGCACGGCCGCCGCGGGTCTCGGTGCCATCGGCCGCAAGCTGCGCCCCATGCTGGGCGCCGTGGCACTGACCATGGCGGCCGAGGCAGCGATCTCGCTCCTGCTGCTCCTGCATCTCCAGCGCGAGTTCGACCTCAGCGTGCTGCAGGTGGCGTACGTGTTCCTGCCCGGTGCGATCGCGATGAGTATCGCCGCGGAACACCTGCACACTTACGTCGTCCGCCTCGGCCGCACGCGGATCCTGATGCTCGCCTCCCTGGCCAGCACAGCCTTCGCAGCCGGCCTCGCCTGGGCACCCAACCCCTACGTCATCGCCGCCCTGTGGATTCTCAGCGGTCTAGCCTGGGCCGCGGTCATTCCGATCCAGCAGTCGGTGATCGCGGAGGCGTCGGGCGACCACGCGGGCCGCGGCATGGGCGTGTACGAATCCGCCAAGCTGCTGGGCGCGCTGGCCGGGTCCCTGGCAGCGGGCGTGCTCTACGACGCCGTCGACTGGACCGTCGCGTGTCTCGGCGCGGCGGCGCTGATCCTGGTCGGTGCCGTGGTCGTCCCCCGAGCCGTAAGACGCCTCGGCGTCGCTGACGTACCACCACCGCCGCCGGATCCACAGCCACCGGCCGAAGAAGAGGACGACTTGCCCCCGGTCGAGACCGGCGGCAAGGCCGAAGCGGAGAAAGACATGATGCCGGTCGCCGCGGCAGCAGACGCGGCCGCGCCACCCGCGGACGCGCACACAGCCACGGCCGCCCGTACGAAGAACAGCAAGGACAGCAAGAACGACGCGGACGTGTCACCACCGAAATCCCAACAGCAGTTGGTACGGGAACTCGGCCAGCACGCGGTGGCGTACGTCGCCGCCCAGGTCATCCTGTTACTCCTGGGACTGTCGTGGCTCCACTCCCTGATCACCGGAGACAGTCTCGACGTGCTGATCAGCGGCACGGGCCGGGATGAGGGCCTGTCCGGTCTCCTCGAAGGCGTCGGCAAGATCTGGACGTTCGTCCTGCTCGTCCACGCGATGTGGACCGGAACGAAATGTCTCGCCATGTCGATCGGCCAACCCTCCGAGGACCCGCCGACGGACGAACACCGCGAGCGGGGCTGA
- a CDS encoding TetR/AcrR family transcriptional regulator, which translates to MTHQVTAPATQERALALLWGGDARGSRGPARGLTVERIVDAAIEVVERDGPSAMSLRRVAAHLGVGVASLYTYVPGRAELEALMLDAVAVGRILPHERPGSWRDKLEALALDDWQEIRQHPWVLQLGAAEQVPGPNMLRWLDSALRIFEDTSLSEAEKLSVIESVDAYVRGLGRLRTEAAGPWDEESGIAPEIQQRDHTLGHLVDFDRYPALQRALQAGARPYSGDQFTFGLQRLLDGIEQLVDSRAG; encoded by the coding sequence ATGACGCATCAGGTGACTGCCCCGGCCACGCAAGAACGTGCTCTCGCCCTGCTCTGGGGAGGGGACGCGCGCGGGTCACGTGGGCCGGCACGCGGACTGACCGTGGAGCGGATCGTCGATGCCGCGATCGAGGTGGTGGAACGGGACGGACCGTCCGCCATGTCGCTTCGCCGGGTGGCCGCGCACCTCGGTGTCGGTGTCGCGTCCCTCTATACGTACGTGCCGGGCAGGGCCGAGCTGGAGGCTCTGATGCTCGATGCCGTCGCGGTCGGCCGGATTCTGCCGCACGAGCGGCCCGGCAGCTGGCGCGACAAGCTGGAGGCCTTGGCGCTCGACGACTGGCAGGAGATCCGGCAGCATCCCTGGGTCCTGCAACTGGGGGCCGCCGAGCAGGTTCCGGGCCCGAACATGCTGCGCTGGCTGGATTCGGCACTGCGGATCTTCGAGGACACCAGCCTCAGCGAAGCGGAGAAGCTGTCCGTGATCGAGTCCGTCGACGCGTATGTCCGCGGGCTGGGCCGGCTCCGTACGGAGGCGGCAGGTCCGTGGGACGAGGAGAGCGGGATCGCCCCGGAGATCCAGCAGCGCGACCACACGCTGGGGCACCTGGTCGACTTCGACCGGTATCCGGCGCTCCAGCGAGCGCTTCAGGCGGGAGCCAGGCCGTACTCCGGTGACCAGTTCACCTTCGGTCTGCAGCGGCTCCTCGACGGCATCGAGCAACTCGTCGACAGCCGCGCGGGATGA
- a CDS encoding IclR family transcriptional regulator, with translation MTVRSAPDRLLAVLAAFDHDHPALSLTDISRRAGLSLTTAHRLVGALSEWGALERDASGAYHVGLRLWEVAALAPRGLALRQVALPYLEDLYEATHQNVQMAVRDGDEVVYIEWISGHSAVGVHIRVGARWPLHATGVGLALLAFSDVASQEAYCARPLVAFTPHTITDPAILRRVLAEVRRTGVAVSSRQVTEDALSVAAPVRNADGSVVAAASVVVPERDAQVPALIPAVRLAALGISRALGWHPRASGG, from the coding sequence ATGACCGTACGTTCGGCGCCCGACCGCCTCCTCGCCGTGCTCGCCGCCTTCGACCACGATCACCCGGCGCTGTCCCTCACGGACATCAGCCGCCGGGCCGGGCTCTCCCTCACCACCGCCCACCGGCTGGTGGGTGCGCTCAGCGAGTGGGGTGCGCTGGAGCGCGACGCGTCCGGGGCGTATCACGTGGGCCTGCGCCTGTGGGAGGTCGCGGCGCTGGCGCCGCGCGGGCTGGCGCTGCGGCAGGTCGCGCTTCCGTACCTGGAGGACCTGTACGAGGCCACTCACCAGAACGTGCAGATGGCGGTGCGCGACGGTGACGAGGTCGTCTACATCGAGTGGATCTCGGGCCACTCGGCGGTCGGCGTGCACATCCGGGTGGGCGCGCGCTGGCCACTGCACGCGACGGGTGTCGGACTCGCGCTGCTTGCTTTCAGCGACGTGGCGTCCCAGGAGGCGTACTGCGCGCGGCCGCTCGTCGCCTTCACGCCGCACACGATCACTGACCCGGCGATCCTGCGCCGCGTCCTGGCCGAAGTGCGGCGCACGGGCGTGGCGGTGAGCAGCCGTCAGGTGACGGAGGACGCCCTGTCGGTGGCGGCACCGGTCCGCAACGCGGACGGCTCCGTCGTCGCGGCGGCCTCGGTGGTGGTACCGGAACGCGACGCCCAGGTACCGGCGTTGATCCCGGCGGTACGGCTCGCTGCACTGGGGATTTCGCGGGCACTGGGGTGGCATCCGCGTGCCTCCGGCGGTTGA
- the gnd gene encoding phosphogluconate dehydrogenase (NAD(+)-dependent, decarboxylating), translated as MELGLIGLGKMGGNMRERIRRAGHTVIGYDRNPELSDVGSLTELVGRLQGPRIVWVMVPAGGPTQSVVDELGDLLEAGDTVVDGGNSRWTDDEKHAEELGAKGIGFVDAGVSGGVWGLENGYALMVGGDKEHVDRLQPIFEALKPEGPYGYVHAGRVGAGHFSKMVHNGIEYAMMQAYAEGWELLQAADSVTDVREVFRSWQQGTVIRSWLLDLAVDALDEDEHLEKLRGYAQDSGEGRWTVEAAIDNAVPLPAITAALFARFASRQDDSPQMKMIAALRNQFGGHSVESAK; from the coding sequence ATGGAACTTGGCCTGATCGGTCTCGGCAAGATGGGCGGGAACATGCGCGAGCGCATCCGCCGGGCCGGGCACACCGTCATCGGCTACGACCGCAATCCCGAGCTCTCCGACGTCGGCAGCCTCACCGAACTGGTCGGCCGGCTCCAAGGCCCGCGCATCGTCTGGGTGATGGTCCCGGCCGGCGGCCCGACCCAGTCGGTCGTCGACGAACTCGGGGACCTGTTGGAGGCCGGCGACACGGTCGTCGACGGCGGCAACTCCCGCTGGACGGACGACGAGAAGCACGCCGAGGAGCTCGGGGCGAAGGGCATCGGCTTCGTCGATGCGGGCGTCTCGGGCGGTGTGTGGGGCCTGGAGAACGGTTACGCCCTCATGGTCGGCGGCGACAAGGAGCACGTGGACCGGCTCCAGCCGATCTTCGAGGCACTCAAGCCGGAAGGACCGTACGGCTATGTCCATGCGGGCAGGGTGGGCGCCGGGCACTTCTCGAAGATGGTTCACAACGGCATCGAGTACGCCATGATGCAGGCCTACGCCGAGGGTTGGGAGCTGCTGCAGGCGGCCGACTCGGTCACGGACGTACGCGAGGTGTTCCGCTCCTGGCAGCAGGGCACCGTCATCCGCTCCTGGCTGCTCGACCTGGCGGTCGACGCCCTCGACGAGGACGAGCACTTGGAGAAGCTGCGCGGCTATGCGCAGGACTCGGGTGAGGGCCGCTGGACGGTCGAGGCGGCCATCGACAACGCGGTACCGCTGCCGGCGATCACCGCGGCCCTCTTCGCGCGGTTCGCCTCCCGGCAGGACGACTCGCCGCAGATGAAGATGATCGCGGCGCTGCGCAATCAGTTCGGCGGCCACTCCGTCGAGTCGGCGAAGTAG
- the opcA gene encoding glucose-6-phosphate dehydrogenase assembly protein OpcA, producing MKIDLTDTTASKINKALVEGRRAIGTPAVGMVLTMVIVTDEENAYDSIKAAEEASHEHPSRTLVVIRRVSRTPRDRTKSRLDAEVRVGADAGTGETVVLRLYGETGDHADSVILPLLLPDAPVVVWWPVDAPEVPAKDPLGALAQRRITDMYALEAPLIALEQRVASYAPGDTDLAWTRLTPWRSMLAAALDQARADVISAAVESEAENPSAELLARWLEARLRVRVERVVTPGPVVTGVQLDTVNGEVRIDRPEGPLATLSLPGQPSRTLALKVRPTSELIAEELRRLDADDMYAIALRGADKAGSGRV from the coding sequence ATGAAAATCGACCTGACCGACACCACGGCAAGCAAGATCAACAAGGCCCTCGTGGAAGGCCGCCGCGCCATCGGCACCCCCGCCGTGGGCATGGTCCTGACGATGGTCATCGTGACGGACGAGGAGAACGCGTACGACTCGATCAAGGCGGCCGAGGAGGCCTCGCACGAGCACCCCTCGCGCACCCTCGTCGTCATCCGGCGCGTCTCCCGCACGCCCCGCGACCGCACGAAATCCCGCCTCGACGCCGAGGTACGGGTCGGCGCGGACGCGGGCACCGGCGAGACGGTCGTACTCCGGTTGTACGGGGAGACAGGCGACCACGCCGACTCGGTGATCCTCCCGCTGCTGCTCCCGGACGCCCCCGTTGTCGTGTGGTGGCCGGTGGACGCCCCCGAGGTCCCCGCGAAGGACCCCCTCGGCGCGCTGGCCCAGCGCCGGATCACGGACATGTATGCGCTCGAGGCCCCGCTCATCGCCCTGGAGCAGCGCGTCGCCTCGTACGCACCGGGCGATACCGACCTCGCCTGGACCCGGCTGACTCCGTGGCGCTCGATGCTGGCCGCGGCCCTCGACCAGGCCCGTGCGGACGTGATCTCCGCCGCCGTGGAGAGCGAGGCCGAGAACCCGAGCGCCGAGCTGCTGGCCCGCTGGCTGGAGGCCCGGCTGCGAGTGCGGGTCGAGCGGGTGGTCACCCCCGGCCCGGTCGTCACGGGCGTACAACTCGACACCGTGAACGGCGAGGTCCGTATCGACCGCCCCGAAGGCCCGCTGGCCACCCTCTCCCTGCCCGGCCAGCCCTCCCGCACCCTCGCCCTGAAGGTCCGCCCCACGTCCGAGCTGATCGCCGAGGAACTGCGCCGCCTGGACGCGGACGACATGTACGCGATCGCCCTGCGCGGTGCCGACAAGGCGGGGAGCGGCCGTGTCTGA
- a CDS encoding bifunctional sugar phosphate isomerase/epimerase/4-hydroxyphenylpyruvate dioxygenase family protein produces the protein MRTSIATVSLSGSLTEKLTAAARAGFDGVEIIENDLLASPLSPEEIRDRCADLGLSIDLYQPMRDIEAVPPDEFARNLRRAERKFQLMRRLGADTVLVCSSVSPLAVDDDVLAARQLRQLAELAQEFGMRVAYEALAWGRHVSTYDHAWRIVERADHPALGTCLDSFHILARGSDPKGIADLPGEKIFFLQLADAPLLAMDVLQWSRHHRCFPGQGGFDVAGLLRYVLRTGYDGTLSLEVFNDVFRQAEAGPTAVDARRSLLVLQETVGVASLPAPVVPTGVAFAELVTPDAEPLAALLGALGFARTARHRGKPVDLWQQGEARILVNTGPADRRHGTRLTALGLESPDPAGAARRAEALLAPVLPRRRAPQDVPLDAVAAPDGTELFFCATDRPELPNWLGDFEGLEHPAEAPNVHRIDHLALTQPWHHFDEAALFHRSVLGLRAQQSVDVADPYGLLRSRAVTNADGSVRIALTVGAAPTDDTVHAQHIALATADVVAAARRFRAAGGHLLPIPANYYDDLAARFDLTEGELATYRELGILYDRDEHGIFRHCYTHTVGRVFLELVQRDGGYRGYGAQNAPVRLAAQHARRPVP, from the coding sequence ATGCGTACCTCCATCGCCACCGTCTCCCTCAGTGGTTCCCTCACCGAGAAGCTCACTGCTGCCGCTCGGGCCGGGTTCGACGGGGTCGAGATCATTGAGAACGACCTCCTCGCCAGCCCCCTCTCGCCCGAGGAGATCCGCGACCGGTGCGCCGACCTCGGGCTGAGCATCGACCTCTACCAACCGATGCGCGATATCGAGGCCGTGCCGCCCGACGAGTTCGCGCGGAACCTGCGCCGGGCCGAGCGTAAGTTCCAGCTCATGCGGCGGCTCGGTGCCGACACCGTGCTGGTGTGCTCCAGTGTGTCGCCGCTTGCCGTGGACGACGACGTGCTCGCGGCCCGGCAGCTACGCCAACTTGCCGAACTGGCCCAGGAGTTCGGGATGCGCGTTGCCTACGAGGCGCTGGCCTGGGGGCGGCACGTGAGTACGTACGACCATGCATGGCGCATCGTCGAGCGGGCCGATCACCCGGCGCTCGGCACCTGCCTCGACAGCTTTCACATTCTCGCCCGCGGGTCCGATCCCAAGGGCATCGCGGATCTCCCCGGCGAGAAGATCTTCTTCCTCCAACTCGCCGACGCCCCGCTGCTCGCGATGGACGTCCTGCAGTGGAGCCGCCACCACCGCTGCTTTCCCGGCCAGGGCGGTTTCGACGTCGCGGGGCTGTTGCGGTATGTGCTGCGCACCGGTTACGACGGGACGCTCTCCCTGGAGGTCTTCAACGACGTGTTCCGGCAGGCCGAGGCCGGTCCGACCGCGGTGGACGCCCGCCGCTCCCTCCTCGTCTTGCAGGAGACCGTCGGAGTCGCGTCGCTGCCCGCGCCCGTCGTCCCCACCGGCGTCGCCTTCGCCGAACTGGTCACGCCCGACGCGGAACCTCTCGCGGCGCTGCTCGGCGCGCTCGGTTTCGCCCGTACCGCACGGCACCGCGGCAAACCCGTAGACCTGTGGCAGCAGGGCGAGGCCCGCATCCTGGTCAACACCGGACCCGCCGATCGCCGCCACGGCACAAGGCTCACCGCGCTCGGCCTCGAGTCCCCCGACCCGGCGGGCGCCGCCCGGCGCGCCGAGGCCCTGCTGGCACCGGTACTGCCGCGCCGCCGTGCACCACAGGACGTCCCCCTCGACGCGGTCGCCGCCCCCGACGGCACGGAGCTGTTCTTCTGCGCCACGGACCGACCCGAACTGCCCAACTGGCTCGGCGACTTCGAGGGCCTCGAGCACCCCGCAGAAGCCCCGAACGTACACCGTATCGACCACCTCGCCCTCACCCAGCCCTGGCACCACTTCGACGAAGCGGCCCTCTTCCACCGCAGTGTCCTCGGGCTGCGGGCGCAGCAGAGCGTGGACGTCGCCGACCCGTACGGTCTGCTGCGCAGCCGTGCCGTCACCAACGCCGACGGCAGCGTCCGTATCGCCCTCACCGTCGGCGCGGCCCCGACGGACGACACGGTCCACGCCCAGCACATCGCGCTGGCCACGGCCGACGTGGTCGCCGCGGCCCGCCGCTTCCGCGCAGCAGGCGGCCACCTGCTGCCGATCCCCGCGAACTACTACGACGACCTCGCGGCCCGATTCGACCTCACCGAGGGCGAGTTGGCGACGTACCGCGAACTGGGCATCCTCTACGACCGCGACGAGCACGGCATCTTCCGGCACTGCTACACCCACACCGTCGGCCGCGTCTTCCTCGAGCTGGTCCAGCGCGACGGCGGCTATCGCGGGTACGGCGCCCAGAACGCCCCGGTGCGGCTCGCGGCCCAGCACGCGCGGCGACCGGTGCCCTGA
- a CDS encoding membrane-associated oxidoreductase, with protein MEINDLTAAEERVWRAFSRGESVDFHSGTDEDVADGADWGPERTVRAEVLRALLLNGPQEEGEIALLSLMGARVSGMLDLQYATVDHPARLRHCYFDEVPRFYACRLGELNLSESVLPGLTSHAVQVEGVLRMTRSRFRGLVRLGGAQIAGSLYMEGAEFSAPDAAEPVLQLNQMTVGKNLHAPGLKAHGQIRLNGATVNGSVNLTDARLRHPGQVALDAMTLAVEGDLLLRQADVEGWIGLRGARVAGRLDLSHARLSNPGDMALRATSCTVGELWLRRGEPLDGGLNLRRAQVEVLFVEPEKLPDTVHLDGLSYTTLTPHEPAERRLPMLERDSDGYVPHAYEQLTAAYRRIGDDDAARVVQLAKQRRHRRTLPWYGRLWGQVQDATVGYGFRPLRAAVWLLSLLAVGSISYALHHPPALKPDEAPPFNPVFYTLDLLLPVISFGQEAAFAPKGPYQYLSYVLVLTGWILATSVVAGVTRTVSRQ; from the coding sequence ATGGAGATCAACGATCTGACGGCGGCCGAAGAGCGGGTGTGGCGGGCGTTTTCCCGCGGGGAGTCCGTGGACTTCCACTCCGGAACCGACGAGGACGTGGCGGACGGGGCCGACTGGGGGCCGGAACGGACCGTACGCGCCGAGGTGTTGCGGGCGCTGCTGCTCAACGGCCCTCAGGAGGAGGGCGAGATAGCACTGCTCAGTCTCATGGGCGCTCGTGTCTCCGGGATGCTCGACCTCCAGTACGCCACGGTCGACCACCCCGCCCGGCTGCGGCACTGCTACTTCGACGAGGTTCCACGCTTCTACGCCTGCCGGCTCGGCGAGCTGAACCTCAGTGAGTCGGTCCTGCCCGGGCTCACCTCCCACGCCGTGCAGGTGGAGGGCGTGTTGCGGATGACCCGTTCCCGGTTCCGGGGGCTCGTGCGGCTCGGCGGGGCGCAGATCGCGGGGAGCCTGTACATGGAGGGCGCCGAGTTCAGCGCGCCGGATGCCGCGGAGCCGGTGCTGCAGCTCAACCAGATGACCGTCGGCAAGAACCTCCATGCCCCCGGGCTGAAGGCGCACGGGCAGATACGGCTCAACGGCGCCACCGTCAACGGATCGGTCAATCTCACCGACGCCCGCCTTCGCCACCCCGGCCAGGTCGCCCTCGACGCCATGACGCTCGCCGTGGAGGGCGACCTGCTGCTGCGGCAGGCGGACGTCGAGGGTTGGATCGGGCTGCGGGGCGCCCGTGTCGCCGGCCGCCTCGACCTGTCGCACGCGCGTCTGTCGAACCCCGGCGACATGGCGCTACGGGCCACCAGCTGCACGGTCGGAGAACTGTGGCTGCGCAGAGGCGAACCGCTGGACGGCGGCCTCAACCTGCGCCGGGCCCAGGTGGAAGTCCTGTTCGTGGAACCGGAGAAGCTGCCGGACACAGTCCATCTCGACGGTCTCAGCTATACGACCCTCACCCCACACGAACCCGCCGAACGCCGCCTGCCCATGCTGGAGCGGGACAGCGACGGCTATGTCCCGCACGCCTACGAGCAGTTGACCGCCGCCTACCGCCGTATCGGCGACGACGACGCGGCCCGCGTCGTCCAACTGGCCAAGCAGCGCCGCCACCGTCGCACACTTCCCTGGTACGGCCGCCTCTGGGGCCAGGTCCAGGACGCGACCGTCGGCTACGGCTTCCGCCCGCTGCGCGCCGCGGTCTGGCTCCTTTCACTGCTGGCGGTCGGCTCGATCTCATACGCCCTGCACCACCCGCCGGCCCTGAAGCCGGACGAGGCCCCGCCCTTCAACCCGGTCTTCTACACCCTCGACCTCCTCCTCCCGGTGATCTCCTTCGGCCAGGAGGCCGCGTTCGCCCCGAAGGGCCCGTACCAGTACCTGTCGTACGTCCTGGTCCTCACCGGCTGGATCCTGGCCACGTCGGTCGTCGCGGGCGTGACGCGGACGGTCAGCCGACAGTGA